In candidate division WOR-3 bacterium, the DNA window TAAATTCCCTTACAATTCTTGCCGACCCTAACACAACTAATTACTTAGAAGATAATGAGAAAAACATCATAAACTTTTTACGCACTGTTGCATTTCTTTACCGAGAAAATATTAAGGAGTTTTAGTCTATGTCAGTATTAATTTATTTAGAACCTCTTGATACTTTATTTTTTAGGGACCATCGGCCTTTTATTGCTGGTGATGATACGATTGCTGAAGGCGGACTACCTTCACCACTAACTTTATACGGCGCAATCGGTGATTATTGCCTTAAAAAGCAAGATAAAAGTATTGAGGATTTTACCCAAAAAAATAATGATAAACTTGGAAAGTATGATGAACGCTTAAGCGATTCCCAATCCAAATTCAAAATTAAAGGAATATTCCTATTCAAAGAAAAAAATATCTATTTTCCTCCATTCGCAAATATTTATTGTTATGGTGCCTCCTTACAACCGAATCTTAAATTTTTTATTCCTAATAAGGAACCGGAGATAAAATGGGACATAGAAAAGAACAACCTTGATATAGCGCCAATTATTATAACGGATCACGATGCGAAACCACTGCAATCATTTATTGAGATTGCTACGGTAAAGAACTATTTATTAAACAATGAAATAGAAAGCGCTTATGTATATTTACCCAACGAGTTTTATCAATTTGAAACCCGATACGGCAACCAAATTCTTTTTGATACTAAAACAGTAGAAAATCTATATCTCTCAAGACACATAAGATTTACAGAAAAGCTTGATGACAGATGTTATGTAAAATCAGGAATAGCTGTGCTGTTAAGCGGGCTTGATAAAAATGATTTTACTGATGGCGACACTTTATCAATTGGTGGTGAACAAAAAAGAGCAAAGATAACTTTAGGGGACGAAAATGTTTTATCCAGTCTAAAAGACGACGAAATTAAAA includes these proteins:
- the cmr3 gene encoding type III-B CRISPR module-associated protein Cmr3, with product MSVLIYLEPLDTLFFRDHRPFIAGDDTIAEGGLPSPLTLYGAIGDYCLKKQDKSIEDFTQKNNDKLGKYDERLSDSQSKFKIKGIFLFKEKNIYFPPFANIYCYGASLQPNLKFFIPNKEPEIKWDIEKNNLDIAPIIITDHDAKPLQSFIEIATVKNYLLNNEIESAYVYLPNEFYQFETRYGNQILFDTKTVENLYLSRHIRFTEKLDDRCYVKSGIAVLLSGLDKNDFTDGDTLSIGGEQKRAKITLGDENVLSSLKDDEIKTKIQETKKFFVYFITPAIFNQGWFSQEFLGKFTGAELVGAVVNKPIYISGWIRETQAKGKPRPLYKAVPQGSVYFFSFENNENFNLDNIYSNYNLNESLSDIYPNAGFGIALIGAWNY